A single Streptomyces mirabilis DNA region contains:
- a CDS encoding DUF6177 family protein, which yields MTKDVIALTPKMPDLRTLLAGLYAGGPDLGVNTLADGAVIQLCAPDGRPLVSIEAPILVQVPGETTRLLGISSGAPDSPVWWTEARASTAVAEGGRLAGSFAGRLATVLGGMVWPPEASSTDVVPLTTDISAVPVPATSSPAVDVLTTKAAVVIQDRPLVTMTSWLSDALRGATTDDRALQIVTPPTTRLTLPTRTALLGHPNRWVVQDPDHGFYDGLSGAVLHWKGGTFTPALDENGTASVAEAFKAGPDAGERQLIISLRTLHPADEDLVLGRALEAAWHTLTGTAPAGWSTAEPVNLLWSTRQLTDLARRRAPRPTWLIAVGHPDRPAIATVRVTRTPAGVEQDITLTLGHGKDETPPLHAIEPLAETLAAEHGLTSMLTSLRSARRDLTVPAHFETPPIPVSYTLGSESVRDIDLDRALRPPLDLVPTRLGRTARPAVHYALGDGTDPRAWNVLEQLTQHLAQVS from the coding sequence GTGACCAAGGACGTCATCGCCCTCACCCCGAAGATGCCGGACCTGCGCACACTCCTCGCGGGCCTCTACGCCGGCGGCCCCGACCTCGGCGTGAACACCCTGGCCGACGGCGCTGTCATCCAGCTCTGCGCCCCTGACGGCCGCCCTCTCGTCTCGATCGAGGCGCCCATCCTGGTCCAGGTCCCCGGGGAGACCACCCGCCTCCTCGGCATCAGTTCCGGTGCCCCGGACAGCCCGGTGTGGTGGACCGAGGCCCGAGCCTCCACCGCCGTCGCGGAAGGCGGCCGGCTCGCGGGCTCCTTCGCCGGACGCCTCGCCACCGTCCTGGGCGGCATGGTGTGGCCCCCGGAAGCGTCCTCCACCGACGTCGTCCCGCTCACCACGGACATCTCCGCGGTGCCCGTCCCCGCCACGTCATCCCCGGCAGTGGACGTCCTCACCACCAAGGCGGCCGTGGTCATCCAGGACCGCCCCCTCGTCACCATGACCAGCTGGCTCTCCGACGCCCTGCGCGGCGCGACCACCGACGACCGCGCCCTGCAGATCGTCACCCCACCCACCACCCGCCTGACCCTGCCCACCCGCACCGCCCTGCTCGGCCACCCCAACCGCTGGGTCGTCCAAGACCCGGACCACGGCTTCTACGACGGCCTTTCCGGCGCCGTACTCCACTGGAAGGGCGGCACCTTCACCCCCGCCCTTGACGAGAACGGCACGGCCTCCGTCGCCGAAGCCTTCAAGGCCGGCCCCGACGCCGGCGAACGCCAGCTCATCATCTCCCTACGCACCCTGCACCCCGCCGACGAAGACCTGGTCCTCGGCCGCGCCCTGGAAGCCGCCTGGCACACCCTCACCGGCACCGCACCCGCCGGATGGAGCACCGCCGAGCCCGTCAACCTCCTGTGGTCCACCCGCCAGTTGACCGATCTCGCCCGTCGCCGCGCCCCCCGGCCGACCTGGCTGATCGCCGTCGGCCACCCCGACCGGCCGGCCATCGCCACCGTCCGCGTCACGCGCACTCCCGCCGGCGTCGAGCAGGACATCACCCTCACCCTCGGCCATGGCAAGGACGAAACCCCGCCCCTGCACGCCATCGAGCCCCTCGCTGAAACCCTCGCCGCGGAGCACGGCCTCACGAGCATGCTCACCTCACTTCGCAGCGCCCGCCGCGACCTGACCGTCCCCGCGCACTTCGAGACCCCGCCCATCCCGGTCTCGTACACGCTGGGATCCGAATCAGTCAGGGACATCGACCTCGACAGGGCCCTCCGCCCGCCCCTCGACCTCGTCCCCACCCGACTCGGCCGCACGGCGCGACCTGCCGTGCACTACGCCCTCGGCGACGGCACCGACCCCCGCGCCTGGAACGTGCTCGAACAACTCACCCAGCACCTTGCACAGGTCTCGTGA
- the ychF gene encoding redox-regulated ATPase YchF has protein sequence MSLTIGIVGLPNVGKSTLFNALTKNDVLAANYPFATIEPNVGVVGVPDARLTKLAEIFGSQRVLPATVDFVDIAGIVKGASEGEGLGNKFLANIRESDAICQVIRAFKDENVVHVDGKVSPKDDIETINTELILADLQTIEKVLPRLQKESRIKKDIAPKVAAVEAAKEILEKGDTLFSQGIVQGSGNEELLHDLHLLTTKPFLYVFNVDEDELVDEDFKAEQRTLVAPAEAIFLNAKLEADLAELDEEDAMELLESVGAEEPGLATLARVGFDTLGLQTYLTAGPKESRAWTIKKGDTAPEAAGVIHTDFQKGFIKAEVISFEDLVDTGSVAEARAKGKARMEGKDYVMQDGDVVEFRFNV, from the coding sequence GTGTCGCTCACGATCGGAATCGTCGGTCTGCCCAATGTCGGCAAGTCGACCCTGTTCAACGCCCTGACCAAGAACGACGTGCTCGCGGCCAACTACCCGTTCGCCACGATCGAGCCCAACGTGGGCGTGGTCGGCGTCCCCGACGCCCGGCTGACCAAGCTGGCCGAGATCTTCGGCTCGCAGCGCGTCCTTCCGGCGACGGTCGACTTCGTCGACATCGCGGGCATCGTGAAGGGTGCCTCGGAGGGCGAGGGCCTCGGCAACAAGTTCCTCGCGAACATCCGTGAGTCGGACGCGATCTGCCAGGTCATCCGCGCCTTCAAGGACGAGAACGTCGTGCACGTCGACGGCAAGGTCTCGCCCAAGGACGACATCGAGACGATCAACACCGAGCTGATCCTCGCGGACCTCCAGACCATCGAGAAGGTCCTGCCGCGCCTCCAGAAGGAGTCGCGCATCAAGAAGGACATCGCTCCCAAGGTCGCGGCGGTCGAGGCGGCCAAGGAGATCCTGGAGAAGGGCGACACGCTCTTCTCGCAGGGCATCGTCCAGGGCTCCGGCAACGAGGAGCTCCTGCACGACCTCCACCTCCTGACCACCAAGCCGTTCCTCTACGTCTTCAACGTGGACGAGGACGAGCTGGTCGACGAGGACTTCAAGGCCGAGCAGCGCACCCTGGTCGCCCCCGCCGAGGCGATCTTCCTCAACGCCAAGCTGGAGGCGGACCTCGCCGAGCTCGACGAGGAGGACGCCATGGAGCTTTTGGAGTCGGTGGGCGCCGAGGAGCCGGGCCTCGCCACCCTCGCCCGCGTCGGCTTCGACACTCTCGGCCTGCAGACCTATCTGACGGCCGGCCCCAAGGAATCCCGCGCCTGGACCATCAAGAAGGGCGACACCGCCCCTGAGGCCGCCGGAGTCATCCACACCGACTTCCAGAAGGGCTTCATCAAGGCGGAGGTCATCTCCTTCGAGGACCTCGTCGACACCGGCTCGGTCGCCGAGGCCCGCGCCAAGGGCAAGGCCCGCATGGAGGGCAAGGACTACGTCATGCAGGACGGCGACGTGGTGGAGTTCCGCTTCAACGTGTAG
- a CDS encoding DUF6542 domain-containing protein, giving the protein MPNPRLTGLGGGLFCGATMFALACLDQLLFGASLVVYGVLFLPVATLTALWVRRGDLVTAPVVVPIAFAFGLLPIADGGGGTGGELMGLVTALATQAGWLYGGTLVAGVITTVRKVRLMIRRAAQRRAAQGPRPGIRPRRRPV; this is encoded by the coding sequence ATGCCGAACCCCCGGCTCACCGGGCTCGGCGGCGGACTGTTCTGCGGGGCGACGATGTTCGCGCTCGCCTGTCTCGACCAGCTGCTCTTCGGGGCGTCGCTGGTGGTCTACGGGGTGCTGTTCCTGCCGGTGGCGACCCTGACCGCGCTGTGGGTGCGAAGGGGAGACCTCGTCACCGCGCCCGTCGTCGTGCCCATCGCCTTCGCGTTCGGGCTGCTGCCCATCGCCGACGGGGGCGGCGGGACCGGGGGCGAGCTGATGGGGCTGGTCACCGCGCTGGCGACCCAGGCGGGATGGCTGTACGGGGGGACGCTGGTCGCGGGGGTCATCACCACCGTACGGAAGGTCCGTCTGATGATCCGCAGGGCCGCCCAGCGCAGGGCGGCCCAGGGGCCCCGCCCGGGGATCCGGCCGCGCCGCCGTCCTGTCTGA
- the ppgK gene encoding polyphosphate--glucose phosphotransferase gives MQIFGVDIGGSGIKGAPVDLDRGELTEERYKVLTPHPATPDAVADGVKEVVGHFGWTGPVGITFPGVVTGGATIRTAANVDKAWIDTDARALLADRLGGLPVTVLNDADAAGVAEMQFGAGRDRQGTVLLLTFGTGIGSALFVDGELVANTELGHLELNGHDAEKRASTKAKEDHELTWEHWARRVTKYLAHVEMLFSPELFIIGGGVSRKADRFLPLIEGIKAEIVPAQLQNNAGIVGAAMRAAKSA, from the coding sequence ATGCAGATCTTCGGTGTGGACATCGGCGGATCCGGGATCAAGGGTGCCCCTGTGGACCTGGACCGCGGCGAACTGACGGAGGAGCGCTACAAAGTGCTCACTCCCCATCCGGCGACCCCGGACGCGGTGGCCGACGGCGTGAAAGAGGTCGTCGGCCACTTCGGCTGGACGGGACCCGTCGGCATCACCTTCCCCGGGGTGGTCACCGGCGGCGCCACCATTCGCACGGCTGCCAATGTCGACAAGGCGTGGATCGACACCGACGCGCGGGCCCTGCTGGCCGACCGGCTGGGCGGCCTCCCGGTGACGGTGCTGAACGACGCGGACGCGGCGGGCGTCGCCGAGATGCAGTTCGGCGCCGGGCGCGACCGTCAGGGCACCGTCCTCCTGCTCACCTTCGGCACGGGTATCGGCAGCGCGCTCTTCGTCGACGGCGAGCTGGTTGCGAACACCGAGCTGGGACACCTCGAGCTGAACGGCCACGACGCGGAGAAGCGTGCCTCCACCAAGGCCAAGGAGGACCACGAGCTGACCTGGGAGCACTGGGCGCGCCGGGTCACGAAGTACCTCGCCCATGTGGAGATGCTCTTCTCTCCCGAGCTCTTCATCATCGGCGGCGGCGTCAGCCGTAAGGCCGACAGGTTCCTGCCGCTGATCGAGGGCATCAAGGCGGAGATCGTCCCGGCGCAGCTGCAGAACAACGCGGGGATCGTGGGTGCGGCGATGCGGGCGGCGAAGTCCGCGTAG
- a CDS encoding 4-hydroxy-3-methylbut-2-enyl diphosphate reductase, protein MGAMTASPGRRVLLAAPRGYCAGVDRAVIAVEKALEQYGAPIYVRHEIVHNKYVVQTLEKKGAIFVEQTAEVPEGAIVMFSAHGVAPVVHDEAAAGRLATIDATCPLVTKVHKEAVRFANEDFDILLIGHEGHEEVIGTSGEAPDHITLVDGPEDVAKVEVRDPSKVVWLSQTTLSVDETMETVDALKEKFPQLISPPSDDICYATQNRQLAVKQMGEEADLVIVVGSRNSSNSVRLVEVAKLAGARAAYLVDFADEIEEDWLEGVTTVGVTSGASVPEVLVEQVLEWLSARGFEDVEIVKAAEESITFSLPKELRRDLRAEAAALVEQRTAAGASAPSEK, encoded by the coding sequence ATGGGTGCCATGACTGCTTCGCCTGGCCGCCGTGTCCTGCTCGCCGCCCCCCGTGGCTACTGCGCGGGCGTGGACCGCGCCGTGATCGCCGTCGAGAAGGCCCTTGAGCAGTACGGGGCCCCGATCTATGTCCGCCACGAGATCGTCCACAACAAGTACGTCGTGCAGACCCTGGAGAAGAAGGGCGCGATCTTCGTCGAGCAGACGGCCGAGGTCCCCGAGGGGGCCATCGTCATGTTCTCGGCGCACGGCGTCGCCCCGGTCGTCCACGACGAGGCCGCCGCCGGCAGGCTCGCCACCATCGACGCGACCTGCCCGCTGGTCACCAAGGTCCACAAGGAAGCCGTCCGGTTCGCGAACGAGGACTTCGACATCCTGCTGATCGGCCACGAGGGCCACGAGGAGGTCATCGGCACCTCCGGCGAGGCGCCCGACCACATCACTCTCGTGGACGGCCCCGAGGACGTCGCCAAGGTCGAGGTCCGCGACCCCTCCAAGGTCGTCTGGCTCTCCCAGACCACGCTGTCGGTCGACGAGACGATGGAGACGGTCGACGCGCTGAAGGAGAAGTTCCCGCAGCTCATCTCCCCGCCCAGCGACGACATCTGCTACGCCACGCAGAACCGCCAGCTGGCCGTGAAGCAGATGGGTGAGGAAGCGGACCTGGTCATCGTGGTCGGCTCGCGCAACTCCTCCAACTCCGTGCGTCTCGTCGAGGTCGCCAAGCTCGCGGGAGCGCGGGCGGCGTACCTCGTGGACTTCGCCGACGAGATCGAGGAGGACTGGCTGGAGGGTGTGACGACGGTCGGTGTCACCTCGGGCGCCTCCGTCCCGGAGGTCCTGGTCGAGCAGGTCCTGGAGTGGCTCTCCGCCCGTGGCTTCGAGGACGTCGAGATCGTCAAGGCGGCCGAGGAGTCCATCACCTTCTCGCTGCCCAAGGAACTGCGCCGCGATCTGCGCGCGGAGGCGGCGGCGCTGGTGGAGCAGCGCACCGCGGCCGGTGCTTCCGCCCCCTCCGAGAAGTAA
- the xseA gene encoding exodeoxyribonuclease VII large subunit yields MALNTSADAPLPVGEVSRLIGGWIDRLGAVWVEGQITQLSRRPGAGVVFLTLRDPSYDISVSVTCYRQVFEAVADVVSEGARVVVLAKPEWYAPRGQLSLRATEIKPVGVGELLARLEQLKKSLASEGLFAADRKKALPFLPQLIGLVCGRASAAERDVLENARHRWPAVRFEVRNVPVQGVHAVPQVVQAVKELDALDAVDVIIVARGGGSVEDLLPFSDEQLVRAVAACRTPVVSAIGHEPDNPLLDFVADLRASTPTDAAKKVVPDVGEEYERVRFLRDRARRSVQSFIDREERGLAHALARPSIEDPHRMVDERADQVAALLDRGRRTLGHLLDRADSELTHTHARVVALSPAATLQRGYAVLQKADGHVVRDPDEVAEGEALRARVAEGEFTVRVDA; encoded by the coding sequence ATGGCTCTCAACACGTCCGCGGACGCCCCACTGCCCGTCGGTGAGGTGTCGCGGCTCATCGGAGGGTGGATCGACCGGCTCGGCGCGGTGTGGGTCGAGGGGCAGATCACCCAGTTGTCGCGGCGCCCCGGCGCGGGCGTCGTCTTCCTGACCCTGCGCGACCCGTCGTACGACATCTCGGTGAGCGTCACCTGCTACCGGCAGGTGTTCGAGGCGGTGGCGGACGTGGTGAGCGAGGGCGCCCGCGTCGTCGTCCTGGCGAAGCCGGAGTGGTACGCGCCGCGTGGGCAGCTGTCGCTGCGGGCCACCGAGATCAAGCCGGTCGGCGTGGGAGAACTCCTCGCGCGCCTCGAGCAGTTGAAGAAGTCCCTGGCGAGCGAGGGACTGTTCGCGGCCGATCGCAAGAAGGCCCTGCCGTTCCTGCCGCAGCTCATCGGGCTGGTGTGCGGGCGGGCGTCGGCGGCCGAGCGGGACGTGCTGGAGAACGCGCGGCATCGCTGGCCGGCCGTCCGCTTCGAGGTGCGCAACGTCCCCGTGCAGGGGGTGCACGCGGTGCCGCAGGTCGTGCAGGCCGTGAAGGAGCTGGACGCGCTCGACGCCGTGGACGTGATCATCGTGGCGCGCGGCGGCGGCAGCGTGGAGGACCTGCTGCCGTTCTCGGACGAACAGCTCGTACGGGCGGTCGCGGCCTGTCGTACGCCGGTCGTGTCGGCCATCGGGCACGAGCCCGACAACCCGTTGCTGGACTTCGTGGCCGACCTGCGCGCGTCCACGCCGACGGACGCGGCCAAGAAGGTCGTGCCGGACGTCGGGGAGGAGTACGAGCGGGTGCGGTTCCTGCGGGACCGGGCGCGGCGGAGCGTCCAGTCCTTCATCGACCGGGAGGAGCGCGGGCTCGCGCACGCGCTGGCCCGGCCCTCGATAGAGGATCCGCACCGGATGGTCGACGAGCGCGCCGACCAGGTCGCCGCGCTGCTGGACCGCGGGCGGCGCACGCTCGGGCATCTGCTCGACCGCGCCGACTCGGAGCTGACGCACACCCACGCGCGTGTGGTGGCCCTCTCCCCCGCCGCGACCCTCCAACGGGGGTACGCGGTGCTCCAGAAGGCCGACGGTCACGTGGTCCGGGATCCGGACGAGGTGGCGGAGGGCGAGGCGCTGCGGGCGCGGGTCGCCGAGGGTGAATTCACGGTACGAGTCGATGCATAG
- a CDS encoding exodeoxyribonuclease VII small subunit codes for MTSKVHEALGYEQARDELIEVVRRLEAGGTTLEESLALWERGEELAKVCRRWLEGARARLDAALAEEESEGGDEDGGRDSE; via the coding sequence ATGACCAGCAAGGTGCACGAGGCGCTCGGGTACGAGCAGGCGCGGGACGAGCTGATCGAGGTCGTACGCCGACTGGAGGCGGGCGGCACGACGCTCGAGGAGTCCCTGGCGCTCTGGGAGCGGGGCGAGGAGCTGGCGAAGGTCTGCCGCCGCTGGCTGGAGGGCGCACGGGCCCGTCTGGACGCGGCGCTGGCCGAGGAGGAGTCGGAGGGCGGGGACGAAGACGGGGGCCGCGACTCCGAGTGA
- a CDS encoding malonic semialdehyde reductase codes for MSLVLDPAAQDLLFREARTANTFTDEPVTDEQVQAIYDLVKYGPTAFNQSPLRVTLVRSAEARERLVQHMAEGNQPKTATAPLVAILSADNEFHEELPALFPHFPQAKDVFFAERPAREGAATLNAALQAAYFIIGVRAAGLAAGPMTGLDFAGVQKEFLDDDHTPLMVVNIGKPGEDAWFPRSPRLEFDQVITTV; via the coding sequence ATGTCTCTCGTTCTTGACCCCGCCGCCCAGGACCTGCTGTTCCGCGAGGCCCGTACCGCCAACACGTTCACCGACGAGCCGGTGACCGACGAGCAGGTGCAGGCGATCTACGACCTGGTCAAGTACGGCCCGACCGCCTTCAACCAGTCGCCGCTGCGCGTCACCCTGGTCCGCTCCGCCGAGGCTCGCGAGCGCCTGGTGCAGCACATGGCCGAGGGCAACCAGCCCAAGACCGCCACCGCCCCGCTGGTCGCGATCCTCTCCGCGGACAACGAGTTCCACGAGGAGCTCCCCGCCCTGTTCCCGCACTTCCCGCAGGCCAAGGATGTCTTCTTCGCCGAGCGCCCGGCCCGTGAGGGTGCCGCCACGCTGAACGCCGCCCTGCAGGCCGCGTACTTCATCATCGGCGTCCGCGCCGCCGGCCTCGCCGCCGGCCCGATGACCGGCCTCGACTTCGCGGGCGTCCAGAAGGAGTTCCTGGACGACGACCACACCCCGCTGATGGTCGTCAACATCGGCAAGCCGGGCGAGGACGCCTGGTTCCCGCGCTCCCCGCGCCTGGAGTTCGACCAGGTCATCACGACCGTCTGA